Below is a genomic region from Fusarium oxysporum Fo47 chromosome XI, complete sequence.
TGTGTTCCTGCAGAATGCTACAGAACTTGCTGAACAGAGATTTGGCACCGATTCCATTGCAGCCGGATGGTACAGTTCCGTTTTGCAATACTCAGGTATGGTGTCTGATCAACATGCTGTCGTACCGGATTGGCTCTAACGATATCTTTCAGGTTTCTTTGTGGTTCCCTTGCTGGGAGTATTCCTCGACCTCTATGGAAGCCGCATTTCCGTCTGTAAGTAGCTGGTCATGTCGCACAGAAAGAGAAACCTGCTGACTGTACGCAGTGGTGTTTTGTGGTATTGGCATGTTTATCTCGATGCTTCTGGTATGTTTCTCAGGTGCTGTCAAAGGAACAGCTGCATCATTTGGCGTCTTCGCGTTCGCGTATTGTTTCGGTCCGACCACGATTATCGATAGCACACGTACATCAATGTGGGACAGCACTGTCTTTGGCTCCGCTTATGCCATCAAGATCACAATGAACAATGCGTAAGAGCAATACCCACCCTACCTTTCGCCTTCCGTACTACTAACACTTACTCTAGAATGAATATAATTGTGCGAATTATCACCGGAAAGATTCAGGACGCTGACAATAACTCGTACGATAAGGTGACGATCGTCTATGTCATCCTTGCTGGACTGTCCGTCCTCGTTTCGCTACTGCTCGCCTTTGGAGCGTGGAAATCGGTGGACCTTGGACACCTCCAATGGTCacgaaagaagagaattgCACAGGGAGCCTTGCTCAACGAAAGGAAGGACATTTTCACCAAGGAGAACGGCGAAAAGAACAGGCGGGTTTCTCTGGCTTGCTTTGCCATCTTGATTCTGTTGATCATCGGTAGCTGGTGCGGATACTTCTGGGGAGTTGCCACTGGAAATAATGATTAAGTTAGTTGTAGCACAGGCTTCTAAGCTTGTCGGCGTCTCGAGTTTGAATAGTCTGGGGCGAGAGCTGTTTGTCTATCGACAGTTCGAACTACAAGATGACAATAGACAGAGAAATGCAAGTTCTCGAAGATTAACGGATTGCCGGACACCTTTCCAAATACATCACCTATCCACTATTTTAATCTCGTCAGAACACTTATATAAACGTTGTTGCATGTTTAATATCTAGCCAGCAATTTAAGTGATCAAGCCACGAGTGTCAGCGATGATGTCGGCATTGAGACCGTTCAAGTCGCCTAAAATACCAACCCGCAGTTTCTGAATGCCTCATACTAGGCACGATGGTCAATTAGGCATCCCGATTGACAAGCGCAACAAGACTCAACTGAGAAAAAGTATAGAACTCCACTTGAGAATAAATTGCGCTGTAAATCTATCTAATGTAATTCTAGCAGCAGCCAAAGTCTTCACAGTGGACATCTATTCTAATATTTCGCTTCATCTGCCATGTACTTGCCGAATCTTGCGCAGCATCCATCAGCGACTTGGGCCCGCAAGACAAGAGGAGCACTCGGTGATGACTTCCAGATGCTCCCACGACTCTACTAATTGTTCCATCGACatccagcttctccaacaatGGGTTGTATTTCGGCTCATCGCCGGTTATTTGATCAGTTAACCCGCATGCATCGCCAATCTCAGAGATAGTTTCATAGTCAAATGCATTTTCTCTTAGAAGAACCTCCCTTTCTGCTCCGCATGGAGATGATTGAGAGTCGGTATCGTCAGCTACTGAGCCACATGCAGACCGTTCGCCTGTCACGTagatgttgaggctgatgggATACGCAGACTCCGCAATGTTGCACAAATGTCTGCGAAACCAGTTCAACTGCTCTAAGAGATGTCAACCATCAGATAAGATTTCTGGGGAATCAGAGACTGATCTAAACATACCTATACGCTTCACTGCCCATACAAACTCGATAGATTGGATTGCAAGCTTTTCACGCTGCATCATGATTCGGTTCATGACTCCAAAGGTAAAAGCAGCTCCACTTCCACCAGCGATAAGGATCAGTTTATCGTAGTTGCCCACGTCTGGTAGTGACCCATATGGCCCATCAATAGATGCCCATAGATTAGCCCGGGGGTTTCGGCCTGCAAAGCCGCCGACAGCTTTGGTGAAGCCCTCATGCGATTTCATGACTAGCTCTAGACCAGAGGAGTCATTACTGACGATAGTAAATGGATGATTCTCATAAAGTCGAAGTCTTGGAATCCATAAGAAGCAGTGAGATCCTGGTAAGGCGGCTGCCATGCCAGGCTTCTTGAGCACCAATCGTGTTCCTCTATATGGAAGAGGATAGAACGTCACTGAGTTGTTAACGAGGTTGTATAATAACCTGCCCAGTCGCACGAGCCGGTCCAATGTCCACATGctgaatatgatgagcatCACCGTTGGGATCTTCTTCGCCCAGTTTGGCCTATGAAGGGCCGTCAAGAGCACAACCGCCATGAAGCCAATGATGTGGCTAGCATAGAACAGTTCGTAGTGCTTGTGTCTAAACACTCCCATTAGTAGTACAAGCATGGCAACACCGGCCCCCATGCCCTCGatatcctccttcttcaacaactgcACCAAGCGACCTTGACGGCCAAAATGTATCGTGTAGACAAGGGCGTGAAGCGTGAGGAGGAATACAGTTGTGTAACCGACAATACGATGAAGGATATTTAATTGGCTGTGCGAAACGGAGGCCAAGGGGCCTAGGGGCGTGTTCTTGAGGCCAAAAAAGACACATAGGGCCATGTTGCCAGCGCACATCCTGATATTCGTCAATTACGCATGGAATGTCATGAGGAAATAGTGCATCCTACCATCCAAACCTAGAGGCCCAGTGATTCAAAAGTTGGGGCATTGCAAGCATGCTTGAGCAGAAAGCAATGTTGCCAACAAGATAGACGCCGATCATCACGGTGAACCCCAAAGAAGGTCGCCCAAACCACGACGCAGGAAGTCGTCTCTGCAAAATTCTATGAAAAGAATAAGTCTACTGCCAACTAGATGCTCGGACGCTTTTACGAACTCAAGGACCAGAAGACAGGCCTCACGCCCGTACGTCGATAATGAAGCAGATGTTTTCAAATGTGGAGATGTAATGTAAATATTGCGCAGCCAATGAATGCCAATAACTAAAAGCATGAGACCACATAGAAAAGCGGCATACTTGGTAAGTgcctcttcattcttcaaTTGCTTGGTACTTGGTGGTTTGAAGCCGTCCATTTTCGACAAGGGACGGTGGTATAATGGAGGGAGAATGATAAATGGCGACAAAACATCCCCTGATTGATAAGATTGCGTCAAAATTCGATTGATAAGTCTAACCGGGCTTTCGGTCAAGCGGGCATTACGCGTGTCCTGTGAGCCCCACCGCGTGATCCTAGTCACGCTGCGGAGGGTATTCCAGCTACGAATATTCCCGATGCCGTTGCGATCTCTGACTGGACAAGATCTTAGCGAAGAGGGTGTCATGAGTGTTCTTAATTTTTAGCACGCGTTAAATCGATCTAGCTTGGCTGTTATCAATCTCCCTCGGTTTTCCGTCGGCGTCGGTCCCAAGAAAGCTAGACTCGGCGTCTCGATTACAAGCCTGATAGGCTGTTATGGTCACTATGGGGTACGACAAGGATTCTCATCATGCTCAAATATTCACTGTGAAGAAACAGTCTGTTTACTGATCCCTGCTCAAGAAACACTTGGCCCTCTGTCCTACAGCGGAGAGAGCACTAACTAGCTGGGATCTTTGCATGATTGAATTTTTCGCAAGCAGGCTGGCTCACAGTGAATCAAGGCAGATACAATGTTATATTCACGCCACAATCCACAAGATCAGATAAGATTTCACGTCAGGCTAAATTGATAATTGGCTCGACTGGAATGAGGTCGGCGAACACGCGTACTGTACTGTCCGGCTAAGTGACCCAAAAACTGAGCGTTGGAAGACAATCCACACTAAAATTTGCAGATCGACACTCAACCACTTTCACATACGGCCCTTGACCCAATACACGCAGGATACACGACACTGCACCATGGAAACCTGTCTCTGTAGAACAATCCATACCCTGACCAAGGACTACGACGCGGTCCAAGCCAAAGAACTGATCCCTGCACTGAATCGCCACCTAGAAGATCTGCGACAATTTCTAGCGCAAGCGAAATCGCTCAGTCGTCAGGTACAGTACCAGATCACACCGCGAAACCAACGAACCGGCAAGGCCCTCTTTGTAGACTCGGTTGACCTCACTCCTGTCGATCGCGTATGCTCCAGATTCGATAACGATGTAAATGGTTTCTGGGCGGGCTCGGATGATCATGTTCATATTGAGCTGCGTCGGCGACTTGCTTGCGTTGTCATATTTCTTCGCTCTAAACTGGATGCTCAGATGCTGGCCCCTCCTCAAGTGGCTAAAGTATTCCCTAGAGCGCAGAATCTCACAGATATGAGAAACCCTGGCAGGAAGTATGTTCAGATATCACAGAGACTTGGTGGCGTAGGAGCAATCTTCTGGCTTCCACTCAACGTCCCACCTTCGACGTACGTAATGTCCTCATATTGGCAATACCCGAGAGTGCTGACACTATGTAGTTATGAGAGATATCTCAGtgttgacgacgaagaagtcTTCACCCATTTATCATCCCTCAATCCAGCATTTCAGAATTACAATATGCTTGCACAACGCCTAGTGCTTAGCCAGCTATGCGGTTAGTAACTTCAAACGTAGTGTAACTACGATGTAATATTGAGCTTGCCTACAGACCCTTCGTCGCCAGTACTGTATCATAATCTGTTCAGCGAGTTTGCTTCATTTGTTCCTGCCAAAGACCAGTTATTCCTTGTAATGTACGCACTCGGCGGTGCCGACATACCCGCTGTCTTGTTGACGAGTGTACGCTTGCCACAACGACGTTGGAACGCCGAGGGAGAGGTGGAACAGACCAGTGCTGCTCAGTTTGGACTACCCGTTAatcttctcgatcttctaTGCGACGAAACAATGCTCTCCGAGGTCATGATAGGGCCATGCGTTGTCAACCGAATTCGGGAAGACAATACCATATCTTGGTCCTTGAGTCCCGATACCATGTCGAGCTTCGAGGAAGTTTTGACCCCACAAACGATAGAAGTGCTCGAAACGACAGCGTTGAAGCTCATTTGCTTTGTTTGCCCACTGTGCTATGAGGGTAACACGGACTGGTAGGATCTATCCCCGCACTTTCTACAGCATCACTGACACTGGTCTCTCAGGTCACCGTCGTTGAAACAAGAAGTTTGGACAATACTCGAAAGGCTTCTGAAAACATGCAAGATATCAACTTCCCTCAGAACCCACATTATTGAAGCCGTCCTATATTTTGGAGAGAGAGACTCAGTTGCCATCCGCCATGCTGCCGTCAAACAGGCCAAAATCCTGTTACGAAAGTCAATGCCCTACTATCTCCACGCCTCAGTCGTGCTCTTTCGCAGCATACTACATCGCGTTGATGGAGAACTTGCCAAGTCGGAAGCACACATACGTGACTTTCTGTGGCGAGGGCCACGCCCAACTACCCGTCGGGACCATGCACTCGAGGGTCGTCTTCATATTTCTCAGATGGAGAACAAGATTAAGTGCTACGATACTGATGTACCTTCATTTGCCTACAAGTGGGAAGCGAAGCAGCCATTGTCAACTCTGGACATGGAAGTGACGTTTCGGCTCCAGAGCACAGCCGCTCGATACTTCCAGTCTATCGGTGATTTCGATGCAGCAAGGGCTTCTCTAGAGCAGTTTCTATCACTGGGACGAATCAAACCTATACCTGCGAATTCACGCCGAGTCTTGCTTAGTAGATTAGCTGATGTGTATTGCGAGATGGGGGAGTACCTCAAAGCGATCGAAATACTCGAACCGGAACTCGACCTGATCAATACATGTGACCGCATGCGTCGTGGCTTTCGAAGACTTATTCTGGCACTAGTAGAGGCTAACATCGGACTGAAAAGATTAGAAACAGCAGATTCAGCAATCCAGGAGTTATTGGGCGATCTGCCTCCCTGTCAAGCTGATATCAACGACCAGCAGCTGCATATAAGAATGCTCCTGGCTTCAGCACGCATCGTCCATCTCAGGTCAGACCCATGTGAAGCCATGCTGCGCTGGACACTTGCGCTTCAACAAGTTAGCCACATGCATGCTCTCGGTTCATCTCGTGGGTTCATAGCCGCCGTGTGTCACTTGTCCTTGGCTCACGCACAGGTCTCGATCAGCGATAAATATGAGGCTCATCGCTCATGGACAACAGGACTGAGGATCTTGGCGAGTGAGAAATGCGAATTCTGGATTCCTGTTGTGCCTACTGTTTGGATTCCGAGGGTAGCGGCAGATATTTACCATTCCCAAGGTTGGCCGTTTCGCATGATGCTACCTGGAGGAAAGCCAGATGTCACGCAACATTGTTTTCAAGGTAGTGCCCATAGCATGTAAACCCGGCTCTGGTTCAGATTTCTTTCAAATGTGTCAGACTGCTGGAAATGTCCAATTGTTGGCCCTTCCATCGCGACACGGACGCTGGTGCATTGACAACTAAGTGCTTGCGGGGAGCACAGACTACGACGTTGGTGACAGAGCTGAAGACCTTCCGTCTATAGCGACGGTTGAGGAGAATTCGAGATAGATATTCCACCATATTCAACGGATGCTTAATGTTAGAAAGCTACACGAAGGGGATTCGCACATAAAACTGGCTGCTAGCCAACAACAATTAAGAAACAATACGTATCTCGCTTCAACCTCGCAGGCGGCAATGAGGACTGATGGAAGATATCCAAGCCTCGCATATAAAAGTCGTAACTGCAGGAAGGGTCATTTAGATCAATAACCAGGCTCCATAGCCAAAGAACCGCTTTACTACTATATTGCGATCTTGCTACATTAGGTTCCTATTGGAACTTGATGATTTTTATCTGGCCTGAAGGGCAAAGAAAGGCCACTCGCGAACCACTAACATCCAATGCCAACCGACGATAATCAGCGGGAATCCAGAGCATACGTTCATTCCCCCGCATAATCCAATCCATTTCGAGGGACACGCCCCATCCAATACGTCCTGTGCCTTCGAAGTCACTAGGCTTACCAACGCCCAGTATGCCATAACAAGTGGGTATTCTCCAAAAAGGTTCCTCGAGTTCTGACGTGTTATACGGTGGAGCATCTGCTGCAAGAGATCCAAATTCTTTTACAACGTAGGGGTGACTTATCTTTCTGATGGTAAAAGGGctctcatctcttccaaATGTCAAAAGCCATTCACCTTCTGGGGAGAATGCCAAAGGCGTTTCGTACCGACGTCTTATGTCGAAATCTGGAAGTTGTTCATTGGCCCAGAATCCTGATTTCCGATGCAGGACTTGTAGATCGTTAAACAAGGAGGATAGAGCAAGAACCTTCCAATCTTGTGAATATAGAGATGTGCCGAGCGTACTATACTTTCTGACGGGCAGAATCTCGGAGGAAATATACTGTTCTGTTTGAGCATGTTTGATCAAGTCCCAGACTTTTAACACTCTTTCTCCATCGGTGTTGAAGTGAGACAATGATGACACGTGCCGTCCATCGGCAGATATGGCCACGTACTCTGAATCTTCTAAATCAGAAAAATGAATCTGCGTCATCAGTTTCGTGTCCCAAACGCCGAGCTTGCCATCCATGTCCTTCATTGCCACTAGTCTATCATCAGGTGTGAAGCTCACCCCGTGAAGACCCGAAGCCCCACCAGAAACAAGAATGTTTGTGCAGATATCTGTCACCGTATCCCAGATATGGGTTTTTCCTTCATATGATATCGATGCTAACATACTGCCGGTAGGGGAAAACAACAGGCTAACCATACGAAGATCTTTAACGAAACAAGAACTTTGTTCTGATGCCTGAAGTGAATAATCACATGTCTGAACCGATGATGGCCGTTCCTGCCTCAATTGGTCTGAAAGAATATCAGGTAAGTCCCAGAGCTTGACTGTTCCATCATAACTTCCAGATGCTAGCTGGTTTCGCATCTGACAAACTGATAAACTGCGAATCGGCCGTGAGTGCCCCTTGAGAATCTCAATGCAGGCCCCTGTCTCGTCCCAGACCCTGATAAGGTTGTCATATGAACCTGAGATTAGCATGCGGCTATCGGCCGAGAACGAGAGACACCGCACAGGATACTCACCGCTCAAGTCGTATTGGTGGACCCAGCCGTGCGTATCATCCAAATACCAGAGTCGGGTAGTGAATATTGACAGAGCTGCGATCCAATGTCCATCAAATGAGCAGGTCACAGCATCGATCTTTTTGACGTCCCAATTGAAGGTATGCTTGCAATCGCCGGTGAATAAATCCCAAATCTTGAACTCTGTCGCATCTGGTGAGATCGCGACAATGTGAGTTGCGGACAACAAGGCTGCTTCGCTGTGTTTGCTGATACTCCGGTCGAGACTAGAAACACGTTCCCCAGTTTTCCAGTCCAAGACGGTAATATGTTCTTTGAACACGACTGCAATATTGTTGCCTTCTGGTAGGAAGAAGCATTGGCGAGCCTCAACCTCTAGTTTCCGTATCAACCTAAACGTGGTTGCATCAAGAATAACGATGCCTTCATCGGCTCCACAGCATAGAAATAGCCCATCTGGAGAGTATACTGCCATGAAAAAAGATAAGTAAGTCTTCTCTTGATGAACCAAATCACCTGTGACTGTCTCATAGATATTAGATACCGATCCATTTGAAACAACTAGGTAGCGGCCATCAGGAGAGTAATTGGCGTGATCTGCGTCAGGGAGAGTATATATTGTTTGCGTGTGAGTATCCCAGTGGTTGTCCATCTCTGGCTTGACGATGATCCATTCAGGCATCTGGTAGGAGAATTGTTTGCGAACAACACTGCACTCGGGGCTAAATATAAGGGCAGATGCGTACACCTGAAGCGGAGCGATTTCGATAGTGGGCTTGTGATGGTAGATAAACCGATGAGCATCACAAATGAAATCAGTTAGCTCCTGCATTTGCATATCGGCCTATATAAGAGTTAATTGTTTATGTACATACTGGACAGAGAAAGACTTACGAGTGTGGCTTTTAGGACGAGTATACTTGTAATTGCTGTAGAGAGATCATTCATGAGACTTAGTGCCTCTAACCAATTCGTAAATTTCGTCTGAAGAAAATTCAACACTCTTCTGAGGCTTGAAAGGTCTGAGTCCTGTAAAGAGTCCGACTTGGAAAGGTGTTGAGCCCAATATACGCATGAGTATTTGATAGGACACAACGGATCGGTATCATGGACTTCAACCGGTTTGACGGCGCCAGGTGAACTGAGTTCATATATATCCTGCCGCAGGGTGTTCTCCATTGCCCCAAGGCATTTTGATAATATGTGTGAATGCTGGTGTGCTAGTCCACGAGGAAATATTGTGGCGTGAGCCTGGCTTTGAAGAAACTCCTTGGCTGATTGATGTACAAAGAATATCTCCCCATCCTGAAGTGTCAAGAAGGAGCCGCAAGAGGCGATGGCGTCTTttacatcatcttcatcgtaGCCAGCCATGGTCTCAACGAGTGTCGATATCTCGGCGGATTTGATGGGTCGGTAAGCAACACAAACCAAAGCCAGGATCTGTTTCAGTCGATCAGCTTCGGATGAATCTATTATTCGGTCCATCATGGCCTGGTAAAGTGCTGTAAGGCTCTTCGGAAACCTCGGTAGCTCCTCCATGACCAGACGCTTTCTGATACCAGAGTTGGCAAGTCTTTCGCACACTAGGGCTACCCAAAGGAATGTATCATCGGCATGAGACTGCATATAATCGAAGACTCTTTCTTTCAACTCCAAATCATTTTTCCACTTCGTCTTTGTGAGATCATCAACCTTCTTGCTGATATATGACTTGACAGCCCGAGAGACCGACTCGTGCTCTTGTTCAAGGTTAAGCGAGATCAACCCCGTCGCATCTGCAAGCTCCTGATGGATCTCAGGCCAGTCGCGGCTCGACACGATCCACTTGGCGCTACATGACTCAGATAGATCCACGATGAGGTTTGTGAACTTCGACCTGTTGATGTTGCACTCGTCCAGAGCGTCCACAAGAAAGATTGTGTCACGTAGACTTGGGTCTTGAAGCATCGTGGTTAGAATGTCGCCGAGAAGTTCACTGCTAttgatgctgttgaagaGCCTGTCTTTTTGCTTGTCATAGCTTGGGCGAATCGCAGATATCAGAGATGGctgatgctcaagaagaacatagATCAAGCCTCTCATAACGGCAATGTCGCTGGACAAGTCCTCCTCTTTGACGTTTGCTTGACACAAAAAGAACGAGATGGGCCTAAGACTCTTCTGTAGTTCATCAATAATTCCACAAAGTAACATCGTTTTGCCCTTCCCAGGTGGTCCATTGATCCACAAAACCCGACTTGATGGATCATCGATGAATGTCTGGTAGATGTCGCTCTTCAGGATCCATTCATATGATTCCTTAAGTGGATCACCCTTTTGATTTTGGATCCTTTTCTTATCCATGCGAGGGTCAGTGATCAATAGGGCGGCGAGACAGTCCTTGTCGTTGTCATCTTGctcattcttttctttcaaTCGTGCCTCCTCTCTCAGGATCTTGCAGATACCTTCAAGCGACTCTGCTTGTTCAAGTGCGGATGTTTCTATCTTGCCAAGCTTTAACCTGATATTCTGGTGGTCGTACTGTTCTATGTCCTTGCGAATGAGACGTTCTGCATCTTTGATAGTGTTGAACTCCCCGGACCAATCATCAAGCTTAACTGCATCCCTTAGGATGACAGCTGCCCAATTACGATAATAGATACAAGCGCTTCTCATCTGAAACAGGAGAAGTTTCTTGTAAAAGTCGATGATCTGGGTTTCCAAGTTGGTTCTCAACGCCGCAGATGAACCGCTCAAGTTATCTTGGAGGAGGACCAACTCAGCCAAGTTCCAATACCACTCCATTCGTGACAAGACATATGCAATGCCTTTTCGATTCAGTCCTGGTTCCTTCATCGGATTTGAAAGGATCTGAGGTCATGTTAGCGATTCTCCTGGTAGTAATTGCAGGCCACGCAATAGATATACCTCTAAGCCAAGACTGACACCCGCCCATGCAATTCCAGCTTCAGAGGAGTATTTTACGGCCTTGTCTACTACTCCTTTGAGATTGTCGATAGTTTCAATGATGGTGGATAGACTCTCCTTGTGTTTAGCATGCCGCTTAGACTTCTCCAGCCCGCAATAGACCAATCTCCACATCTGTCGTGATTTGACGCTTTTGCAGTGTTCCAGGTTCTGGAGCTCCTCGGGTGCCGTTGTATCATCCCACTCATGTTGCACTAGTTTCAGGATCTCCTGGTAGCTTTTGACCATCtcgggttctttttcttcGAGGATGTTGTAGGCTTGGTTCTACAGTCGGTCAGGTGCAGTTGGAATTGGGTTTTGTGGTTCAGCTGAAGGCGAAGGGACCGTTTCTGGCTCAGTTATCGCAGTGGATGGTGATATAATAGTCGGAGAGTTCACGACTGGCAAGGTCGAAGAAGATCCTGTAGACTGGTGACATGATGGAGTCGAGATCTGGCTGgccgaggctgttgaggGCACAGAGGCTGGCTGAGGCGAGTGTTGATTAGCCGAGTCTGAGGACCGCAGTTTTTGCTTGAGCTTAGAAAATTGCTTCATGGTAGCAACGTAATAGTTCAACGTCTCTTTCAAGGTTAGTGAAGAATTAGAGGGAAGTGAAATTCACCATGGAAAGCTTCCGTGCGGGGAAGTTGAAATTGCCTGACCGGGGAGAAGTAAGCGTCGCAATCAGTAGGCAGAAAGATTCTTGGCAGCTGAAACCTGCATATGAGGACGCATCCTTATCAGGGATATGATTGGTAGTTGCATTGGTGATCAATGGTCAGCCTGCAGCAAGATCGGCAACAGCATGTATGGTCATCCCCGTCTGAGCCGTGAGTTACCTGGGTGTTCCTGAATGAAAAGTCTATTGTCGCAACGCAGATCTGGGGGCAGTAGCTGCAGAATGGTGGCTTCTATTGTCCTCAAATGCTGGGCAGATTGGACCGAACTCATATTCAGATGAGAATTTGTGTTGGTAACAAGCCCTTGACCGGGAAGGGATTGGATGAGAATCTGGATCAATCTCTCCTGATCAGTGGCGACCATCGACTAAAGCGCTTGAAGCAAATATGACGTTTCTGTGATAGTACAGACACTAATCTCCTACAAGAGGCAAATGTCTCTCTCTCGACTTCCCTGGAACTCATTACCTACTGCTATTCCAAAAAGGCGACCGACCTCAACTCTTTCAAATCCATTCGTGACTGCAGAGCATGGACGAACGAGTATAACGTTGAAAATGCTCTCATGACCCCAAATCTTACTAAATAGACCAGAGCCTCGCGGAACCGTAAGGACCGAGACGCAGAGAGCAAATATAGTTTGGTTTTTAGCAAAGGCGTCATGGAGTTGAAGATCAGGTTCTTCCAGAGAACCCCATCCTGCAACAGTATCTTTCTCTATGGGTAGAGCTACGGCTCGAGGTTGGCTGTCAAATGGCGGTTCTTCCTTTGGGTAACGACTAGCTCTGAAAACAAGATCTCTGGATCTTCCTTTCATGGCCGGGCCAAATACAACAAGCAGAAGACGGCAGCGAATATTAAGGGTATTCATAGATGCCTCCGGTGCAAATACAGCAGTCGCTATGGCCTGATGGGCAATACTAGATGGGGTGCTAGTAGGTGACGTGTTATTTCCGCCAGTTCTAGCAGTTAATCCTGCACGACCACCTGGCGTAGAAGATACAGCAAGAAAATTGAAGCAATCTGTCGCATCATCTGTTCGGATCCAAGAAACCGGGGTATTGACCGAAGCCCATGACCAAGAGGGGGACTCTGTGTAACGGGAGTGTCTACCCGCTGCGTCTTGTTTCCAGAGTAAGTCCACCCCCAAACACCATGGCCTGAGGCCACAGACCAGCTTAGCAGACGACTCCTGAGTGGTAAATTCTTGAGTAACACCACTAAGGGCTACAAGgcgatcttcttctggcttgGTCAACTGCATCGTCGAATACTGCGATACTAACGATTGCCAGTCGAGGGGGGATCGAAAGGGAGGGGCTGATGCTTTGTAATGGTCCCAGCGGTGCTTGGGAATTACAAGACCAAGCAGTGGAAGGATTCGATGTAGACCTGGACTCGGATCCAGATTGATAAGGCTCTCCccttgatgctgaagatTGCGGTACTTGCATCGCAGCGTCAGGCCATGTTCTATATGCCAGGCGATTCGTCGGCTCAG
It encodes:
- a CDS encoding quinon protein alcohol dehydrogenase-like superfamily translates to MRSACIYYRNWAAVILRDAVKLDDWSGEFNTIKDAERLIRKDIEQYDHQNIRLKLGKIETSALEQAESLEGICKILREEARLKEKNEQDDNDKDCLAALLITDPRMDKKRIQNQKGDPLKESYEWILKSDIYQTFIDDPSSRVLWINGPPGKGKTMLLCGIIDELQKSLRPISFFLCQANVKEEDLSSDIAVMRGLIYVLLEHQPSLISAIRPSYDKQKDRLFNSINSSELLGDILTTMLQDPSLRDTIFLVDALDECNINRSKFTNLIVDLSESCSAKWIVSSRDWPEIHQELADATGLISLNLEQEHESVSRAVKSYISKKVDDLTKTKWKNDLELKERVFDYMQSHADDTFLWVALVCERLANSGIRKRLVMEELPRFPKSLTALYQAMMDRIIDSSEADRLKQILALVCVAYRPIKSAEISTLVETMAGYDEDDVKDAIASCGSFLTLQDGEIFFVHQSAKEFLQSQAHATIFPRGLAHQHSHILSKCLGAMENTLRQDIYELSSPGAVKPVEVHDTDPLCPIKYSCVYWAQHLSKSDSLQDSDLSSLRRVLNFLQTKFTNWLEALSLMNDLSTAITSILVLKATLADMQMQELTDFICDAHRFIYHHKPTIEIAPLQVYASALIFSPECSVVRKQFSYQMPEWIIVKPEMDNHWDTHTQTIYTLPDADHANYSPDGRYLVVSNGSVSNIYETVTGDLVHQEKTYLSFFMAVYSPDGLFLCCGADEGIVILDATTFRLIRKLEVEARQCFFLPEGNNIAVVFKEHITVLDWKTGERVSSLDRSISKHSEAALLSATHIVAISPDATEFKIWDLFTGDCKHTFNWDVKKIDAVTCSFDGHWIAALSIFTTRLWYLDDTHGWVHQYDLSGEYPVRCLSFSADSRMLISGSYDNLIRVWDETGACIEILKGHSRPIRSLSVCQMRNQLASGSYDGTVKLWDLPDILSDQLRQERPSSVQTCDYSLQASEQSSCFVKDLRMVSLLFSPTGSMLASISYEGKTHIWDTVTDICTNILVSGGASGLHGVSFTPDDRLVAMKDMDGKLGVWDTKLMTQIHFSDLEDSERRYETPLAFSPEGEWLLTFGRDESPFTIRKISHPYVVKEFGSLAADAPPYNTSELEEPFWRIPTCYGILGVGKPSDFEGTGRIGWGVSLEMDWIMRGNERMLWIPADYRRLALDVSGSRVAFLCPSGQIKIIKFQ